The proteins below come from a single Rhodococcus sp. WMMA185 genomic window:
- a CDS encoding DEAD/DEAH box helicase, producing MRDERLDFNALMARADEETLRDLVGPSVTRLLVRLDPDLARPSKLRELLKAQRTPSELIRDPKARTALVRMLSRGQAEALVRGFGLDPTNGSADPYELLTSLTLRKGSAREAKFHRLFGVAVDEEVSRNLICADKSTEPRYPLFHHQRVAAAEVDVALRDGPGRAVLHMPTGSGKTRTAMNVVCDYLRAEEPRMAVWLAYSEELCEQAASEFERAWAALGNRTLKVFRFWGSNPIDIEGARDGLVVCGLDKMYSSIRSSYQTWSRLADRSRLVIIDEAHQALAPTYKDVLELLVDRHEKTRLLGLTATPGRTWNDLDEDRRLSNFFANEKVTLKVPGYANPVDYLIDEGYLARTEFESLTYSGDAALGPRDLRQIERATDIPTEVLEQLAGDDTRNLLIVTRVEKLILSHSRIIVFATTANHSNTLATVLAARGVQAASVTSKTRPSERQRLIEAFRSDEAEPQVLCNYGVLTTGFDAPRTSAAIIARPTKSLVLYSQMVGRATRGVRAGGNQEALVVTIVDTSLPGFGGMSEAFTNWEDVWDA from the coding sequence ATGCGCGATGAACGGCTGGACTTCAACGCGCTCATGGCTCGCGCAGACGAGGAGACGCTGCGCGACCTAGTGGGGCCGAGTGTTACTCGCTTGCTTGTTCGCCTTGACCCCGACCTCGCCCGACCGAGCAAGCTCCGTGAGCTGTTGAAAGCACAACGGACCCCGAGTGAACTCATCAGAGATCCGAAAGCTCGCACTGCCTTGGTTCGAATGCTCTCGCGGGGTCAGGCGGAAGCGCTGGTCAGAGGATTTGGCCTCGATCCGACAAATGGTTCTGCGGACCCGTACGAACTCCTGACATCCTTGACGCTTCGCAAGGGCAGTGCCAGGGAAGCGAAGTTCCACAGGCTATTTGGCGTCGCCGTCGATGAGGAAGTCAGCCGGAACTTGATCTGTGCCGACAAGTCGACCGAACCGAGATACCCTCTCTTCCATCATCAAAGAGTGGCGGCGGCAGAGGTGGACGTTGCCCTACGTGACGGTCCCGGCCGCGCTGTACTTCATATGCCCACGGGTTCAGGCAAGACACGAACAGCGATGAACGTCGTATGCGACTATCTGCGTGCAGAAGAGCCACGCATGGCCGTGTGGTTGGCTTATAGTGAAGAGCTCTGTGAGCAGGCAGCTTCGGAATTCGAGCGCGCCTGGGCTGCTCTCGGGAATCGCACGCTCAAGGTCTTTCGGTTTTGGGGTTCCAACCCAATTGATATCGAAGGGGCTCGAGACGGCCTCGTCGTGTGCGGTTTAGACAAGATGTATAGTTCGATTCGGTCGAGCTACCAGACGTGGTCTCGACTAGCGGACAGGTCTCGCCTCGTGATCATTGACGAAGCACACCAAGCTCTGGCACCGACGTACAAGGATGTACTTGAGCTGTTGGTGGACAGGCATGAGAAAACGCGTCTGCTTGGGCTCACAGCCACACCCGGCCGTACGTGGAATGATCTGGACGAAGATCGAAGACTGTCAAACTTTTTCGCCAACGAGAAGGTGACCCTGAAGGTACCGGGCTACGCCAATCCGGTCGATTATCTGATCGATGAGGGTTACCTTGCGCGTACTGAGTTTGAATCACTTACATATTCGGGTGATGCGGCCCTCGGTCCCAGAGATCTCCGACAGATTGAGCGGGCGACCGATATTCCGACGGAGGTTCTCGAACAACTAGCTGGGGACGACACTCGAAACCTGTTGATTGTTACGCGTGTGGAAAAGCTGATCCTGAGCCACAGTCGGATCATTGTCTTCGCGACTACTGCAAACCATTCGAATACTCTCGCAACCGTGCTGGCTGCTCGTGGAGTACAGGCAGCGTCAGTGACGAGCAAGACACGTCCCTCCGAACGACAACGCTTGATAGAGGCTTTCCGTTCTGATGAGGCTGAACCGCAGGTTCTCTGCAACTATGGCGTCCTCACAACAGGATTCGATGCCCCCCGAACCAGTGCAGCGATAATAGCCCGACCGACCAAATCTCTCGTGCTGTACAGCCAGATGGTTGGTCGAGCGACACGCGGGGTGCGAGCTGGGGGAAACCAAGAGGCCCTTGTGGTTACAATCGTCGACACCTCGCTGCCGGGTTTCGGCGGTATGTCCGAAGCATTTACAAACTGGGAAGATGTGTGGGATGCCTGA
- a CDS encoding ATP-binding protein translates to MPDSSDFDLVPTSLAISAMRDNGYKNTAYAVAELIDNAIQAGARHVELLAGEELELVQKRHVPRIKEVGVLDDGSGMDAETLRMALQFGNGTRLDDRSGIGRFGMGLPSASISQARRVEVWSWTDSADRANYTFIDLDDIEKGASSTVPSPVVVPVQQGWRDVAESVGSSGTLVVWSKLDRMQWRRASTIIDRSEDIIGRMYRRYLHEKKVTIRLAEFDIGDRSKATKARPARVNDPLYLMAPSSTPAPYDDEPMFEPDGDEGAWEIERKIETPDGRGHIVKTRFTVAKAEARRGDNAGATPHGRHAARNVGVSLMRAGRELDLDQSLVIGYNPTERWWGVEVDFPPALDEVFGVTNNKQSARYFSEVTASIDSIIKDPSRSTADIKAEMEENDDPAADLVEVAQDIQRRLGAIRKALKIQTKGNRSVERRYDASPEAEATKVTQEFQAEGRKGESDKEESLPEAERVNALAQVFEGDGLTQAQARDKSLDVVQEGMKYVFSQGTLDGGAFFNVRPVAGEIVITINVEHPAYKGLVEVLEDRVSDGDSRDELAERLYRANRGLKLLLMAWARYEDEEALPARREALQDIRTDWGRVASRFLRG, encoded by the coding sequence ATGCCTGATAGTTCTGATTTCGATCTGGTACCAACAAGTCTGGCGATTTCGGCCATGCGCGACAACGGATACAAGAACACGGCCTATGCTGTCGCCGAGTTGATAGACAACGCCATCCAGGCCGGGGCCCGCCACGTGGAGCTTCTCGCAGGTGAGGAACTCGAGCTGGTTCAAAAGCGGCACGTGCCGCGCATCAAGGAAGTCGGTGTGCTCGATGACGGCTCTGGCATGGACGCCGAAACCTTGCGTATGGCACTCCAATTCGGGAACGGAACCCGTCTCGATGATCGTTCCGGCATCGGCCGCTTCGGAATGGGTTTGCCGAGCGCATCTATCTCCCAGGCTCGCCGCGTCGAAGTATGGTCCTGGACCGACTCGGCAGACCGAGCCAACTACACCTTCATCGATCTCGACGATATCGAGAAAGGCGCCAGCTCTACAGTTCCATCGCCCGTGGTTGTTCCCGTCCAGCAGGGCTGGCGGGATGTGGCCGAATCCGTCGGGTCGTCGGGCACACTGGTGGTCTGGTCGAAACTCGACCGCATGCAGTGGCGGAGAGCGTCGACGATCATCGACCGGTCCGAAGACATCATTGGGCGCATGTACAGGCGGTACCTACACGAGAAGAAGGTAACTATCCGCCTAGCCGAGTTCGACATCGGGGATAGGTCGAAGGCCACGAAGGCAAGGCCTGCTCGGGTCAATGACCCCCTCTACCTCATGGCCCCGTCGAGCACTCCGGCCCCCTACGATGACGAGCCGATGTTCGAGCCCGATGGAGACGAAGGTGCCTGGGAGATCGAGCGAAAGATCGAGACCCCTGACGGTCGGGGTCACATCGTGAAGACGCGCTTCACCGTAGCGAAGGCTGAGGCGAGACGAGGCGACAACGCAGGTGCAACGCCCCACGGTAGGCACGCTGCGCGGAACGTTGGCGTGAGTCTCATGCGCGCCGGCCGCGAGCTCGACCTGGATCAATCTTTGGTAATCGGCTATAACCCGACGGAACGATGGTGGGGTGTCGAAGTCGACTTCCCGCCCGCACTGGACGAGGTGTTCGGTGTGACCAACAACAAGCAGTCGGCGCGTTACTTCAGCGAAGTAACTGCTTCAATTGACTCCATAATCAAGGACCCGTCGCGTAGCACCGCGGACATCAAGGCGGAGATGGAGGAGAACGATGATCCTGCCGCTGACCTCGTTGAGGTCGCCCAAGACATTCAACGCCGTCTGGGTGCGATCAGGAAGGCGCTAAAGATACAGACAAAGGGAAATCGGAGTGTGGAAAGGCGTTATGACGCTTCTCCGGAGGCAGAAGCGACCAAAGTAACCCAGGAGTTTCAGGCGGAAGGTCGCAAGGGTGAGAGCGACAAAGAAGAAAGCTTGCCTGAAGCTGAACGCGTGAATGCTCTTGCGCAGGTCTTTGAAGGTGATGGATTGACACAGGCTCAGGCGCGTGACAAGTCGCTCGACGTTGTCCAAGAAGGAATGAAGTACGTATTTTCGCAGGGAACACTCGACGGAGGCGCCTTCTTCAACGTCCGGCCGGTTGCTGGCGAGATCGTTATCACGATTAACGTTGAACATCCTGCGTACAAGGGTCTTGTCGAGGTTCTCGAAGATAGAGTATCTGATGGGGATAGCCGAGATGAGCTCGCCGAGCGGCTCTACCGTGCAAACCGCGGTCTCAAGCTGCTCCTGATGGCGTGGGCGCGATACGAAGACGAGGAGGCGCTACCCGCGCGCCGTGAGGCGCTTCAGGATATCCGCACTGACTGGGGCCGTGTTGCATCTCGATTCCTTCGTGGATAG
- a CDS encoding ATP-binding protein, with product MPDNSDFDLVPTRLAIAAMRDNGYKNTTYAIAELIDNAIQAGAQHVELLAGEYQYLVQRRHRPRIKELGVLDDGCGMDAETLRMALQFGNGTRLDDRSGIGRFGMGLPSASISQAKRVDVWSWTDSPDRANYTFLDLDEIENGQRSTVPVPVVVPVPQSWRDLAESVGSSGTLVVWSKLDRVLWKRASAIIDRSEDIIGRLYRRFLYGNRVTIRLAEFDIGDRSKTTKERHARVNDPLYLMAPSSTPAPYDSEPMFEPDGDADTWQLQRKVEGAGGRMHAVTIRFSVAKAVAREPRNAGATPYGKHAARNVGVSLMRAGRELELEQSLAIGYQPWERWWGVEVDFPPALDEVFGVTNNKQSARNFSEIASSTDDIFNTRSLSSADIKAEMEENGDPAAVLVEVIQDIQRRLRVIRKVLEIQPRGRRR from the coding sequence ATGCCTGACAATTCTGATTTCGATCTGGTGCCGACCCGGCTCGCGATTGCTGCCATGCGGGATAACGGGTACAAGAACACAACCTATGCGATCGCTGAGTTGATCGACAACGCCATCCAAGCCGGAGCCCAACATGTGGAGCTTCTCGCAGGCGAGTATCAATATCTGGTTCAACGGCGGCACCGACCGCGTATCAAAGAACTCGGTGTGCTCGACGATGGCTGTGGGATGGACGCCGAAACCTTGCGGATGGCACTTCAATTCGGCAACGGGACCCGTCTCGACGATCGTTCCGGTATCGGCCGCTTCGGAATGGGTCTGCCGAGCGCGTCTATCTCGCAAGCCAAGAGGGTCGATGTCTGGTCTTGGACCGACTCACCCGACCGTGCCAACTACACCTTCCTCGATCTCGACGAGATCGAGAACGGACAGCGAAGCACGGTTCCAGTGCCCGTAGTTGTCCCTGTCCCGCAGAGCTGGCGTGACCTAGCCGAATCCGTCGGATCGTCGGGCACACTGGTGGTCTGGTCGAAACTCGACCGAGTCCTGTGGAAGAGGGCGTCAGCGATCATCGATCGGTCCGAAGACATCATCGGTCGCTTGTACCGGCGGTTCCTTTACGGGAACCGGGTAACCATTCGTCTGGCCGAGTTTGACATTGGGGATAGGTCGAAGACGACGAAGGAAAGGCATGCTCGGGTCAATGACCCTCTCTATCTCATGGCCCCGTCGAGCACTCCGGCCCCCTACGATAGCGAGCCGATGTTCGAACCCGATGGAGATGCTGACACGTGGCAACTCCAACGTAAGGTCGAGGGTGCTGGCGGTCGGATGCACGCCGTGACGATTCGCTTCAGCGTCGCGAAGGCTGTGGCAAGAGAACCCCGCAACGCAGGAGCAACGCCCTACGGCAAGCACGCTGCGCGAAACGTCGGTGTGAGTCTCATGCGAGCCGGGCGCGAGCTCGAGCTCGAACAGTCCTTGGCAATCGGCTACCAACCGTGGGAACGGTGGTGGGGTGTCGAAGTCGACTTCCCACCCGCGCTGGACGAGGTGTTCGGTGTGACCAACAACAAACAGTCGGCGCGAAACTTCAGTGAAATAGCCTCTTCGACTGACGACATTTTCAACACGAGGTCGCTTAGCAGCGCGGACATCAAGGCGGAGATGGAGGAGAACGGTGATCCCGCTGCTGTTCTCGTCGAAGTCATCCAGGACATACAACGCCGACTGCGTGTGATCAGGAAGGTTCTTGAAATACAGCCAAGGGGACGACGGAGGTAG
- a CDS encoding DNA phosphorothioation-associated putative methyltransferase encodes MSGATGWTTQRQRTAIGRSGLSMPLRQALLDDVLTQDYTVLDYGCGRGQDVRRLEQMGIEAHGWDPFFSPDNPLDEHDVVMLTYVLNVIEDPKERRQALSTAWQLAGKALVVSCRMDWEQQPLRGHAAGDGLVTSRGTFQHFYSARELRSLVENVTNGYCASPVPGVVYAFRREEDRLAYLARGTISEFNWTDSADYVSALAEVVSFTEKRGRVPMFEEIPTDVVPLLGKISHSTLIRLIKKGADPNKVAEGVKRTTLDTLLYLGTSIFNGRTQLVDLPVSIQADIKNCFRSYQEACARADRLLLKIRDDTYIRGAMRNSVGKLTATALYVHQRATPSMPVVLRLYEHCGFVAAGRPEGWNILKLDHRGRRVSWSSYPKFDSDPHPTLNWTYGVDMTSLESQYQSFADRANKPLLHRKEEFLAADDPVAPKYRRLTAAEVRAGLYSEPTRIGLEVGWAAELERCGVALKGHRLVKRPSPARSDT; translated from the coding sequence ATGTCGGGTGCAACCGGATGGACTACCCAACGGCAACGCACGGCTATTGGCCGTTCCGGCCTCTCGATGCCTCTCCGGCAGGCTCTGTTGGATGACGTCTTGACGCAGGACTACACCGTTCTCGACTACGGATGCGGCCGCGGTCAGGATGTCCGCAGACTCGAGCAGATGGGCATCGAGGCACACGGGTGGGACCCCTTTTTCTCGCCAGATAATCCGTTGGACGAGCACGACGTCGTCATGCTCACCTACGTGCTGAACGTCATTGAAGACCCGAAGGAGCGGCGGCAGGCGCTGTCGACTGCATGGCAGCTCGCTGGAAAGGCGCTTGTCGTCAGCTGCCGGATGGATTGGGAACAGCAACCGCTCCGAGGTCATGCTGCCGGAGACGGACTAGTCACAAGTCGTGGCACATTCCAGCACTTCTACAGCGCACGCGAGCTGCGATCTTTGGTCGAGAATGTAACGAATGGGTACTGTGCGTCCCCCGTGCCTGGGGTAGTTTATGCCTTCCGCCGCGAGGAGGACCGCCTGGCATATCTTGCTCGCGGCACTATTTCCGAATTCAATTGGACAGACAGCGCAGACTATGTATCGGCGCTTGCTGAAGTCGTTTCCTTTACCGAGAAGCGTGGAAGAGTTCCCATGTTCGAGGAAATTCCCACGGACGTAGTTCCACTGCTTGGAAAAATCTCCCACTCCACGCTGATTCGCCTGATCAAAAAAGGTGCAGATCCAAATAAGGTCGCAGAGGGTGTCAAAAGGACAACTCTCGACACACTTCTGTATCTCGGCACATCAATCTTTAATGGACGTACGCAGCTAGTTGATTTGCCAGTTTCGATTCAGGCAGATATAAAGAACTGCTTCCGTAGCTATCAAGAGGCATGCGCACGGGCGGATAGGCTGCTACTAAAAATTCGCGACGACACCTACATTCGGGGCGCAATGCGGAATTCCGTCGGAAAATTGACCGCGACGGCACTCTATGTGCATCAACGAGCGACTCCCTCCATGCCCGTGGTTCTCCGCCTCTACGAGCATTGCGGCTTCGTCGCAGCCGGCAGGCCTGAAGGATGGAACATTCTCAAGTTGGATCATCGTGGTCGACGGGTCTCGTGGTCGTCATACCCGAAATTCGATTCGGATCCACATCCAACTCTGAATTGGACTTATGGCGTAGACATGACGTCACTCGAGAGCCAATACCAATCTTTCGCTGACAGAGCGAACAAGCCGCTGTTACATCGCAAGGAAGAGTTTCTGGCCGCAGACGATCCTGTGGCCCCAAAGTATCGACGACTCACGGCGGCGGAGGTACGTGCCGGGCTCTATAGCGAACCCACACGTATCGGCCTCGAGGTCGGGTGGGCTGCCGAATTGGAGCGTTGCGGCGTCGCACTCAAGGGCCATCGGCTTGTGAAGAGGCCCTCACCAGCTCGAAGCGACACCTGA
- a CDS encoding DUF3320 domain-containing protein, producing MTFDPKLSVTEGLDHLAERLDPIITAKFEADVGSHPWTVILDQLDQIAGRPRKVYSTTDLQSQLKILTRRLGNLGFPFDDNRQTVGTLGRELTIVRNSRAHGDPFTCLDAWRAHDYAVRLLEHFGDATGLVKANELRQCALIAYVEEQGIAPVPVPVSSAPQKESEEEEPAPAAVKSDADDEPEVVTPDPEVYSREPSDQVSVVGDSRLEFEPWELVPIGDITVLDDLPKVAAKQKVRAVAVEIVEAEGPICMDRLAQLIAASFGLQKLHANRAAKIIRQVKAAGFVIDEAKFVWPADVDPEVWAEFRPNTSQVDRPFLHVSPVEIANAMRFLQRRTPGISEADLDSETLRTFGRKRRTKQCAAHLVKSKALL from the coding sequence ATGACGTTTGATCCCAAGTTGTCAGTCACCGAAGGCCTCGATCACCTTGCCGAACGACTTGATCCGATCATCACCGCCAAGTTCGAGGCCGACGTGGGAAGCCATCCATGGACGGTGATTCTGGATCAACTGGACCAGATTGCGGGCAGGCCGCGGAAGGTGTACAGCACGACTGACCTTCAATCGCAGTTGAAGATTCTCACGCGACGCCTTGGAAACCTGGGGTTCCCGTTCGACGACAACAGGCAGACTGTCGGAACGCTTGGACGCGAGTTGACTATCGTGCGCAATTCCCGTGCACATGGTGACCCGTTCACCTGTCTTGACGCTTGGAGGGCGCATGACTACGCCGTACGCCTTCTGGAACACTTCGGCGACGCTACGGGGTTGGTCAAGGCGAACGAACTTCGGCAGTGCGCCCTCATCGCGTATGTCGAGGAGCAGGGCATCGCTCCGGTTCCAGTGCCGGTTTCGTCCGCCCCGCAGAAGGAGTCAGAGGAAGAAGAGCCAGCCCCAGCCGCGGTCAAGTCAGACGCGGACGATGAACCGGAGGTGGTGACCCCAGACCCGGAGGTCTATTCACGCGAACCGTCTGACCAGGTCAGCGTCGTCGGTGACAGCCGCCTCGAGTTCGAGCCCTGGGAACTAGTGCCGATCGGCGACATAACCGTGCTTGACGACCTCCCAAAGGTCGCCGCAAAGCAGAAGGTTCGCGCGGTCGCGGTAGAGATCGTAGAGGCCGAAGGTCCGATTTGCATGGACCGGCTCGCACAGCTAATCGCCGCCTCCTTCGGCCTCCAGAAGCTCCACGCCAATCGGGCCGCCAAGATCATACGTCAGGTCAAGGCCGCTGGGTTCGTCATCGACGAGGCCAAGTTCGTGTGGCCCGCGGACGTTGACCCAGAGGTGTGGGCTGAGTTCAGACCGAACACTAGCCAGGTTGATCGCCCTTTCCTGCATGTCAGTCCGGTTGAGATCGCCAATGCCATGAGGTTCCTTCAGCGACGCACGCCAGGAATCAGCGAGGCCGATCTCGACAGTGAAACGTTGCGCACGTTCGGCCGCAAGAGGCGTACCAAACAGTGTGCGGCGCACTTGGTCAAGTCCAAAGCGCTGTTGTAG
- a CDS encoding GTPase, translating to MEDFGDALFDAVERAVRSGERELDDFDGMIGSLLEDLEEVTGLEVAPESGLGGELVRVAEGFGETLRAHLARQRDALSTFNVAFFGRTGTGKSTLLSAFGQLDGEYVSPGESDWTTGVTEIAWRGCRLWDTPGINGWGRTQSRAELEETARRAVEVADTVLLCFDTQSQQASEFARVAEWVREYGKPVVAVLNVRNLRWRHPARVASESARQSLSRSVREHVGNIRTELAKIGLPDTSIVAVQSRRALFSRAATPFKGPAAANFESDRERFGVDYLSRWSNFAVLEELIAASIDEGGAELRKTALREGLRGMLDTKADELDLLTRDIDLRIAANERRIEDLLDVLGYIEGTDRKKYLGSNGTDLLTAVEAARGVRFTSDLEGRLDRYVGDLLRSHLSGPREDSLGKADELVDSAFSDGTLVDESGFERTVFRKEDIEAGILEVFRSASAFLWRELQISGPAVAPVPEQSTESATLDGRAGRKKRNVGQAMKSWGLATGALAGVAAVPAVVNIWNPAGWASTAAVIALGAVSELSKNLGSRAAESAERQSTAAKSLAVRECRGAVHQTYDRMEREMLAEGRELAWQEAAPIFRETATEAVALRRNRSALGKLTLLLRQASSAIPKSDGAEIVVARARARVLEQHLALQSGAFAMLGSSDSAFGRRVWLGEDWLEDAGTSTDEDATDQQHQLIFTEQSAADRSDLGRALGRAWGTSHAAVVDLARVIEAFIASDSRMIGQVGDLRDRQDEKPTVAVLGDYSSGKSSLVKRLLVELGAGVPKRPAHTG from the coding sequence GTGGAAGATTTTGGAGATGCGCTGTTCGATGCCGTCGAGAGGGCGGTGCGAAGTGGTGAGCGTGAACTGGATGACTTCGACGGGATGATTGGGTCTCTCCTCGAGGATCTCGAGGAGGTCACGGGGTTGGAGGTCGCGCCAGAATCCGGTCTCGGGGGTGAACTCGTCCGGGTAGCCGAAGGGTTCGGCGAGACACTCCGTGCCCACCTGGCCAGGCAACGTGATGCACTGTCCACCTTCAATGTCGCGTTCTTCGGCAGGACGGGCACAGGTAAGAGCACGCTCCTTTCTGCGTTCGGTCAACTCGACGGCGAATATGTGTCGCCGGGCGAGAGTGACTGGACCACGGGCGTCACGGAGATCGCATGGCGTGGATGCAGATTATGGGACACACCGGGCATCAACGGCTGGGGCCGCACACAGTCGCGCGCCGAGCTCGAGGAAACCGCCCGGCGTGCCGTTGAGGTCGCCGACACGGTGCTGCTGTGCTTCGACACCCAGAGTCAGCAGGCATCGGAGTTCGCGAGGGTCGCCGAGTGGGTTCGCGAGTATGGAAAGCCCGTTGTGGCGGTCCTGAACGTGCGCAATCTGCGGTGGCGACATCCTGCGAGAGTTGCGAGTGAATCGGCGCGGCAATCGCTGTCGCGGAGTGTGCGTGAGCACGTCGGCAACATTCGGACCGAGTTGGCCAAAATCGGCCTGCCCGATACGTCCATTGTCGCCGTCCAGAGTCGGCGCGCGTTGTTTTCTCGTGCCGCTACACCCTTCAAAGGGCCAGCGGCGGCAAACTTCGAGTCGGACCGCGAACGGTTCGGTGTCGACTACCTGTCTCGCTGGTCAAACTTCGCCGTGCTCGAAGAACTGATCGCTGCCTCGATCGATGAAGGCGGGGCAGAGCTCCGTAAAACCGCGCTACGTGAGGGGCTGCGCGGAATGCTTGATACCAAGGCCGACGAACTCGATCTGCTGACACGAGACATCGACCTACGAATCGCTGCGAACGAGCGGCGCATCGAGGACCTTCTCGACGTGCTGGGATACATCGAGGGAACCGACCGGAAGAAGTACCTCGGCAGCAACGGGACGGACCTGCTCACCGCAGTGGAGGCGGCGCGTGGAGTCCGTTTCACATCCGACCTCGAGGGCCGTCTCGATAGGTATGTGGGCGACCTACTGAGATCACACTTATCCGGGCCGCGCGAGGATTCCCTCGGAAAGGCTGACGAGTTGGTGGACTCCGCATTCAGCGATGGCACGCTTGTTGATGAGAGCGGGTTCGAAAGGACCGTCTTCAGGAAGGAGGACATCGAGGCTGGCATATTGGAAGTGTTCAGGTCGGCATCGGCGTTCCTCTGGCGGGAACTGCAAATCTCCGGGCCTGCCGTGGCCCCCGTGCCCGAACAATCGACCGAGTCAGCGACGCTGGATGGCCGGGCAGGTCGAAAGAAGCGCAACGTTGGGCAAGCGATGAAATCCTGGGGTCTGGCCACGGGTGCTCTAGCTGGGGTTGCCGCAGTTCCTGCGGTGGTGAACATTTGGAACCCAGCTGGGTGGGCTTCGACCGCCGCCGTGATCGCGCTGGGTGCGGTCTCGGAGCTGAGCAAGAATCTCGGCTCGCGCGCTGCGGAGAGTGCAGAACGGCAGAGCACAGCAGCAAAATCCTTGGCCGTGCGCGAATGTAGGGGAGCGGTTCACCAGACCTACGACCGGATGGAACGAGAGATGCTAGCGGAGGGTAGAGAGCTGGCATGGCAGGAGGCTGCGCCGATTTTCAGGGAGACGGCGACGGAGGCTGTCGCGTTGCGAAGGAATCGGTCGGCTTTGGGGAAGCTGACACTCCTCCTCCGACAAGCATCATCGGCGATACCGAAATCGGATGGCGCCGAGATCGTTGTCGCGCGGGCACGCGCCCGTGTACTGGAACAGCATCTGGCCCTACAGTCAGGCGCGTTCGCAATGCTCGGCTCAAGCGACTCAGCGTTCGGTCGTCGCGTGTGGTTGGGGGAAGATTGGCTCGAAGATGCCGGCACCTCGACCGACGAAGACGCAACGGATCAGCAGCATCAGTTGATATTCACCGAGCAGAGTGCGGCCGATCGAAGTGATCTCGGACGGGCTCTGGGCCGTGCATGGGGCACCTCACACGCCGCGGTCGTAGATCTGGCTCGTGTGATCGAGGCTTTCATCGCGAGCGATTCGCGGATGATTGGGCAGGTCGGCGACTTGCGTGACCGGCAGGACGAGAAGCCGACCGTCGCTGTTCTGGGTGATTACAGCTCGGGGAAATCCAGCCTGGTCAAGCGACTTCTGGTGGAGTTGGGTGCAGGGGTTCCAAAACGACCTGCACATACGGGGTAG